The segment ACTACCGCGACGATATGGCACGAGCCGAGCGGTACGGCACAAAAGGCGTGCATTTCGTTGACGTCGGAACGAGTGGTGGTGTGTTCGGGCTCGAGCGGGGGTTCTGCCTGATGATCGGCGGCGAGAACGAGGTCGTGAAGCATCTCGATCCGATCTTCAGCGCGCTCGCGCCGGGGGTGGACGTCGCGCATCGAACACCCGGACGCACCGACGCGAACGCGACCACCGCCGAGCAGGGCTATCTGCACTGCGGTCCGGTGGGCGCCGGCCATTTCGTGAAGATGGTCCACAACGGGATCGAGTACGCGCTGATGGCCGCGTACGCGGAGGGTTTGAACGTGCTGAAGCACGCGAATGTCGGTGCCGAGACGCGCGAGTCCGACGCCGAGACGACACCGCTCCGCGATCCGCAGTACTACCGGTACGACCTGAACATCTCGGAGATCGCTGAGGTGTGGCGGCGAGGCAGTGTGGTCGCGTCGTGGCTGCTCGACCTCACGGCGGCCGCGACGTTCGAGGACCCAACGCTCGAGGCATTCTCGGGTCGAGTTTCGGACTCCGGCGAGGGACGGTGGACCGCACTCGCCGCGATCGACGAAGGCGTTCCCGTGCACGTGCTCTCGGCGGCGCTATTCGACCGGTTCGAGTCACGCCACGAAGCGGACTTCGCGAACAAGATCCTGTCCGCGCTGCGCCTGCAGTTTGGAGGCCACGCCGAGAACAAGGGGTAGCCGACCCTTCGAGCGCGCTGAACAGGATCCGACGACGCCGAACGCGCCGCTCCTCTCGTGATGCGGCATCGCGCACGTCCGGTCAGGCGTTCTCTCCGCTCAATAGGATGGACGCCCGTGACAGCCGACGGCGCCCGCGACCTGGCGCGTGCGGTCCGCGACCTCGCCGATCGCCTTCCGGAGCGGCTGTGGCCGCTCGCCCGCGTCGCCTACAACTACCGGTGGTCGTGGGCTCCCGGGGGAGAGGAGCTGTTCCGCCGTATCGACCCGGTGCGGTTCGAGCGGGCGCGGGGGAATCCCGTCTCGTTCCTGTTCCGTCTGCCTGCCGACGTACTCGAGCGCGTCGCACACGACCATGAGGTCGTCTCGACCGCGGAACGGTTGCAGGAAGCGTGCGACGAGGAGCTCGCGGCACCCTCGATCTCGCGCGGCGAGGTGACGCCGGTTCGGCCCGTCGCGTTCGTGTGCGCCGAGTTCGGCATCCACCGTTCGCTCCCCATCTACCAGGGCGGCCTCGGCGTGCTCGCCGGGGACATCCTCAAGGGCTCCTCCGATCTGCGCATGCCGATGGTCGGCGTTGGCCTCCTGTACTCGAAAGGCAGCTTCCACCAGCGGATCGATCAGACCGGGTGGCAGCACGACTATTGGCTGGAGACCGAACCCGATCGTCTGCCGGCCGCGCTCGTCGCGAACGACGACGGGACACCGCTCGTCGTCGACGTCCCCGTCAGTGGACGAACCGTTCACGTGCAGATATGGCGCGTGCAGGTCGGGCGCGTTCCGTTGTTCCTTCTCGACGCAAACCGCGAGGACAACGGAACCGCGCAGCGCTGGATCACCGCTCGGTTGTACGTGGGCAATCCCGTGGTTCGCCTGCAGCAGTACGCGATGCTCGGCGTCGGCGGGATCCGCGTGCTCCGCGCGATGGGGATCGAACCCTCCGTCGTGCACGTGAACGAGGGGCACGGTGCGTTCGCGCCGCTCGCGCTCGCCGCGCGCGAATCGAGAGGTCAGCCGTCGACCGCCGCGATCAGCAACGCGCGCGAGCGGACGATCTTCACGACGCACACACCGGTCGCGGCCGGGAACGAGACGTACGACCCGACGGCGGTGCTCGAGGTGCTCGGGCCGCTGATCGACGCGAAGCGGTTGACCGACTTCGGGAGCGTGGACGGCGGCGGCATCGGAATGACGTCGCTCGGTCTTCGGCTCGCTCGAGCATCGACCGCGGTCAGTCGCCGGCACGGCGAGGTGGCGCGAGCCATGTGGCGACCGCTGTTTACCTCAGCGAAGCGCGACGAGGACGTCCCCATCACACATGTCACGAACGGCGTGCACGTCCCGACGTGGATGGCCGGGCCCATGCGCGAGCTGCTCGACCGGCACCTGGGTGACGAGTGGCACGCGCGCGAGGACGACCCTGCAACGTGGGCGTCGATCGAGAGCATCCCCGACCAGGAGCTGTGGGCGACGCGATCGCGACTGCGCGCCGCGCTCGTCGACTACGTCCGCGAGGCAGACGCGGCGTCGCGCCTTGGCCGGTACGAGGACGCATCGGCAGTCGAGGACTCGGAACGAGCGTTCCTCCCGGACAGGTTGACGCTGGGGTTCGCCCGTCGGGTCGCCACGTACAAGCGCCTGCACCTTCTTCTTCGCGATCACGATCGGATCGAAACGCTTCTGGGCAAGGCCGACTCGATCCAGTTCGTCATCGCCGGGAAGGCGCACCCTCGCGATAGCGAAGCCAAGGAGCGCCTGGCGGAGTTCATCCAGACGCCCTGGGCCCCCGACGTCGCGCCGCGGATCGCGTTCATCGAGGACTACGACATGGACGTCGCCTCGCACCTCGTCGCCGGGTGCGATGTGTGGGTGAACGTGCCCCGCCCACCGCTCGAGGCGAGCGGGACGAGCGGGATGAAGGCGGCGCTGAACGGCGCGCTGAACCTCTCGGTGCTCGACGGCTGGTGGGCAGAGGCGTACGACGGCGAGAACGGCTGGGCGGTCGGCGACGCGGACCCGAACGGCGATGACGGAACGCAAGACGACCGCGACGCGGAGGACCTCCTCGACAAGATCGAGCACGAGCTTCTGCCGATGTTCCAATCGCGGAACGAAGCGGGCGTACCCGTCGAGTGGGTTCGCCGCGTGAAGCGCTCGTTGATGACGGTCGGTCCGCGTTTCGGCGCGACACGAATGCTGCGCGAGTACCTCGAACAGATCTACGCCCCAGATGGATGAGACCGAGGGATGAGACCGATGGACGAGCCGATTGCCATCCCGCTGCCGTTGCCACGTGACTACGGCAAGGCCACGAAGCCGATGGCGTGGTTCGAGGCGGAACGCTTGCTGACCGAATCGCGGGTGTACTGGATCGCAACGACGCGGCCCGACGGGAGGCCGCACGTCGTACCGTCCGACGGTGTCTGGCTCGACGGAGCGCTCTACTTCGGCGGCGCCCCGGAGACGGTACATATGCGCAACGTCCGAACGACCGGCCACGCCGTTGCGCACGTCGGCGATGGACTTCGCGCCGCGGTGATGGCCGAAGGATCGGTCGAGGACGAGAAGCCTGAGCGCGAAGTCGCACAGCGGCTCGCCGATGCGAACAACACCAAATACGCGGACTACGGGTACAACATGACGGCCGAGAGCTACATCAAGAGTGGCGTAACGGCGTTACGCGCTCGGCGCGTGTTGGCGTGGACGAAGTTCCCCGAGAACGCCACGCGGTTCGTCTTCGGTTCGAACGACGCCTAGGTGCGAGCGTCGGCGACGCGCTCGGCGAGGGATTGATCGGTTGAACCAGGGGCGTTCAGTCGCCGGCCCGATGGACGACATGACCACCGACCACCGTGTGCGTGACGCTGGTGTCGAGGATCTCGGGGGGATCCGCCGCAGCGAACAGATCCCGTGACAGCACCACGAGATCGGCGTACTTCCCCGGTGTGAGGCTGCCCCGGCTGCCCTCAGCGAAATTGGCGAACGCGCTCCCGATCGTGGCCGCTCGGAGCGCGGTGGCGAGGTCCACGCGCTCATCGAGGCTCCATGCGCCGGTTCCGTCCGGGGCGGCGCGGGTCACCGCTGTATAAAGCCAGTACATCGGGTCCATCTCGGCGACGTTCCAGTCAGACGAGAACGCCAGCGTCGCGCCGCGATCGGAGAGCGAACGGAAGGGCCAGGCGTAACGTGACCGCCCGACTCCGACGTTCTCCCGCCACTCGGCCACGATGTCGGGCGCGCAGTGCCGAGGCTGCATGCACGCGACGACACCGAGCTCGGCGAACCGGTCCAGGTCATCGGGGTGGACGCACTCCACATGGACGATCTGGTGGCGGGCGTCCCGCGGACCGTTCGCCTCTCGACATCGCTGGACGGCGTCGAGCACGGTTCGGATCCCACGGTCGCCGGTGGCGTGCGTGAACGCCTGGAAGTTCCGACGCTCCAGCTCTAGGAGGAACGCTCCGAACTCCGACGGCTCCCAGAACGTGTCGCCTTGGACATCAGGCCGGTTGGCGTACGGCTCGAGCATCGCCGCGCTGTGCGGCTCGATGACGTCATCGATGTAGAGCTTGATCGGCGACACACGGAACCTGTCGTCGTCGTAGATGCGCCGGGCCTCCTCGATGGCGTCGAGCCGCTCGGCCGTGGTCCCTGGTTCGCAGTAGATCGCCGCGACGAGACGCGACCGCAGTGTTCTGTCTTCGCGAGCGCGGACGAACAGTTCCAGATCGTCGAGCCCGTTCTGCGGTTCGACGACCGTCGTGATGCCGAACCGCACGGCCATGTTCAGGCTCGCGACCAGGCAAGCGTACGCGGCGTCGGGGGCAAGGCCGGGCAGGTGCGGAGCCAGCGCTCGCTGGCCGGCTTCGGAGATCCCGCGAACGGCGAAGTCGCGGACCCAACCCGTCGGTTCGCCGGTTGACGGATCGAGCTCGGGCCGTCCCCACGGCAGGTCCGTTACGCCACGCGTGACCCCGAGCCGCTCCATCGCCTCGCGATTGAGCCAGACCGTGTG is part of the Actinomycetota bacterium genome and harbors:
- a CDS encoding amidohydrolase is translated as MADLLIRNARAFTSDDSRPWAGAVAVDGERISWVGDDAEAAERLGPSTQEIDAGGATVLPGFVDAHNHVRLGSNPGAVQLGGAVSLEEIRARLSSFIADRPEATWIEGEGWNYGAIPDAAPTAAMVSTEVTAGRPAFLWSYDAHTVWLNREAMERLGVTRGVTDLPWGRPELDPSTGEPTGWVRDFAVRGISEAGQRALAPHLPGLAPDAAYACLVASLNMAVRFGITTVVEPQNGLDDLELFVRAREDRTLRSRLVAAIYCEPGTTAERLDAIEEARRIYDDDRFRVSPIKLYIDDVIEPHSAAMLEPYANRPDVQGDTFWEPSEFGAFLLELERRNFQAFTHATGDRGIRTVLDAVQRCREANGPRDARHQIVHVECVHPDDLDRFAELGVVACMQPRHCAPDIVAEWRENVGVGRSRYAWPFRSLSDRGATLAFSSDWNVAEMDPMYWLYTAVTRAAPDGTGAWSLDERVDLATALRAATIGSAFANFAEGSRGSLTPGKYADLVVLSRDLFAAADPPEILDTSVTHTVVGGHVVHRAGD
- the glgP gene encoding alpha-glucan family phosphorylase, producing MTADGARDLARAVRDLADRLPERLWPLARVAYNYRWSWAPGGEELFRRIDPVRFERARGNPVSFLFRLPADVLERVAHDHEVVSTAERLQEACDEELAAPSISRGEVTPVRPVAFVCAEFGIHRSLPIYQGGLGVLAGDILKGSSDLRMPMVGVGLLYSKGSFHQRIDQTGWQHDYWLETEPDRLPAALVANDDGTPLVVDVPVSGRTVHVQIWRVQVGRVPLFLLDANREDNGTAQRWITARLYVGNPVVRLQQYAMLGVGGIRVLRAMGIEPSVVHVNEGHGAFAPLALAARESRGQPSTAAISNARERTIFTTHTPVAAGNETYDPTAVLEVLGPLIDAKRLTDFGSVDGGGIGMTSLGLRLARASTAVSRRHGEVARAMWRPLFTSAKRDEDVPITHVTNGVHVPTWMAGPMRELLDRHLGDEWHAREDDPATWASIESIPDQELWATRSRLRAALVDYVREADAASRLGRYEDASAVEDSERAFLPDRLTLGFARRVATYKRLHLLLRDHDRIETLLGKADSIQFVIAGKAHPRDSEAKERLAEFIQTPWAPDVAPRIAFIEDYDMDVASHLVAGCDVWVNVPRPPLEASGTSGMKAALNGALNLSVLDGWWAEAYDGENGWAVGDADPNGDDGTQDDRDAEDLLDKIEHELLPMFQSRNEAGVPVEWVRRVKRSLMTVGPRFGATRMLREYLEQIYAPDG
- the gnd gene encoding decarboxylating 6-phosphogluconate dehydrogenase, with translation MQLGMVGLGRMGSNLTRRLMRNGHEVVAYDVNADSVKQLESEGAIGTGSLEDFVNELSKPRAAWVMVPAAFAEQTTDELAELMEADDIVIDGGNSYYRDDMARAERYGTKGVHFVDVGTSGGVFGLERGFCLMIGGENEVVKHLDPIFSALAPGVDVAHRTPGRTDANATTAEQGYLHCGPVGAGHFVKMVHNGIEYALMAAYAEGLNVLKHANVGAETRESDAETTPLRDPQYYRYDLNISEIAEVWRRGSVVASWLLDLTAAATFEDPTLEAFSGRVSDSGEGRWTALAAIDEGVPVHVLSAALFDRFESRHEADFANKILSALRLQFGGHAENKG
- a CDS encoding pyridoxamine 5'-phosphate oxidase family protein; translation: MDEPIAIPLPLPRDYGKATKPMAWFEAERLLTESRVYWIATTRPDGRPHVVPSDGVWLDGALYFGGAPETVHMRNVRTTGHAVAHVGDGLRAAVMAEGSVEDEKPEREVAQRLADANNTKYADYGYNMTAESYIKSGVTALRARRVLAWTKFPENATRFVFGSNDA